In a single window of the Nilaparvata lugens isolate BPH chromosome 1, ASM1435652v1, whole genome shotgun sequence genome:
- the LOC111059488 gene encoding cell wall protein DAN4 isoform X2 has protein sequence MQTVTFVSKIPSSFKFSSKTLPPTKVSPKKEVNKPSSSSSSSKKSVDPQVKASIKKPNFSKSFSSSRKESMTTKTSPKNTSLNRISETKQLALRKAFSNIKMNLSSAKTPAKNINFSIKKNKPVRMSINNKKISKNMSMEVKSSSSKKTPLALNKSMPAKISSSLTKTKPAQAKATNQCESNARSADKSTVKTPASKGNMKVDQTSFIKTSNGKVITQEKSGTQKREMRLEVTKMSYSSAVKRKPVNKQLLPKTSKADDLKPVTIPRNIMIQVNKKPAFSNRHINSPDPIIISKQSLKSLGNRSVKKDLRKPMKSNTPKQTFKPSARPNLVPSSVRTPRASASKILPQKISNKVNDAVKTPMILKSNASTSKLETSRSKRNLNANKSSIADDSSTPSVVGIKYISMKNESLLKSSMKQERGLISCKKVNFDMSHLNLKSSQADKKSSISSDIRNVKDTSVNSEEPSKCFLAALELSCDSFMDGTTIISSPMKRTRRSSVKSQHIHASTPIQSARQVDWLVNTPSSRMLMLHPSHSKSPAPGTSKALDFSASNTVSNSSKSNDTTHNLPYCEVYLTPHISTDTLNISVENFVSPLTQGALGLNLKNASRLSSSQTRKSVTKPVSDSLEVFNSTSNSTRQSLNRSQTRSAAKASYPTKSPKNNLQDVSGVKQIFTRKSPGNDLRKNLSGVKRLLSSEQNSPKNDLRDVRGVKKLLSTPKIQKSPNNDLRDVRGVKKLLSPPKAQKSPKNDLRDVRGVKKMLSSPKAQKSPKNDLRDVRGVKKLLSPKVQKSPKNDLRDVRGVKKLLSSPKAQKSPKNDLRDVRGVKKMLSSPKAQKSPKNDLRDVRGVKKLLSPKAQKSPKNDLRDVRGVKKLLSSPKSQKSPTNDLRDVMGVKRLLLTQKDPKNDLRNVSGLNLLMATPSKCSPKIEKITRDQKPTLANRGEVKVDVESPKNNQIKTECDVQPTKRKAEVTKEVPAKRKVKQEMSSPTIKPQDKQVVQRRTRRNVNELKNEESESSDLQVESKSSSRKKSTARKTSSKSQVNADAAVTAKPRASKRTTKNVAKETRSAVTQSGKKSAEARRSSGSSKLRSNMRKRKSSGVLVVSAKKVQFNPEVKSSGGKRKTKKTENSEGESLSEKETPSRSRRSTKTTTKSTEVKPTRGTRGAVAETSSEGTSGAAKPLKAKRATRTTKDNAAT, from the exons ATGCAAACTGTTACGTTTGTTTCGAAAATACCATCTTCTTTCAAATTTTCTTCCAAAACACTGCCTCCAACTAAAGTATCTCCTAAAAAGGAGGTTAACaagccatcatcatcatcatcatcatctaagAAAAGTGTCGATCCTCAAGTAAAAGCTTCAATAAAGAAACCTAATTTCAGCAAAAGCTTTTCATCCTCCAGAAAGGAAAGTATGACAACCAAAACTTCTCCCAAAAATACTTCTCTCAATCGTATTTCTGAGACCAAACAATTGGCTCTTAGAAAGGCTTTTAGTAATATAAAGATGAACCTTTCATCTGCTAAAACTCCcgctaaaaatataaatttttctattaagAAGAATAAGCCTGTGAGAAtgtcaataaacaataaaaagaTTTCCAAAAACATGAGCATGGAGGTAAAATCGTCATCGTCCAAAAAAACTCCACTTGCTCTCAATAAAAGTATGCCAGCAAAGATATCATCATCGTTGACTAAAACTAAACCTGCTCAAGCGAAAGCTACAAACCAATGTGAATCCAATGCCAGATCTGCTGACAAATCTACTGTGAAAACTCCAGCATCCAAAG GTAACATGAAGGTTGATCAAACATCTTTCATAAAAACGTCTAATGGCAAAGTGATTACTCAAGAGAAAAGTGGAACTCAAAAGAGAGAAATGAGATTAGAAGTAACGAAAATGTCCTACTCTTCTGCGGTGAAACGTAAACCTGTAAACAAACAGCTTTTACCTAAAACTTCCAAGGCAGATGATCTAAAACCTGTGACCATACCAAGAAACATCATGATACAG GTGAATAAAAAGCCAGCTTTCAGTAACAGACATATAAACTCTCCTGATcccataattatttcaaaacaatCTCTGAAATCTCTTGGAAATAGATCAGTTAAAAAAGACCTTAGAAAGCCTATGAAATCAAATACTCCGAAACAGACTTTTAAGCCTTCTGCAAGACCCAACCTTGTTCCATCCTCAGTGAGAACGCCAAGAGCATCGGCTAGTAAAATCCTTCCCCAAAAAATCTCGAACAAAGTCAATGATGCGGTAAAAACTCCGATGATATTGAAATCGAATGCTTCAACATCAAAACTTGAAACTTCCAGAAGTAAGAGGAACTTAAATGCTAATAAAAGCAGTATAGCAGATGATTCAAGTACTCCATCTGTGGtaggaataaaatatatttcgaTGAAAAATGAATCTCTACTAAAATCTTCCATGAAACAAGAACGTGGTCTGATATCTTGCAAGAAAGTGAACTTTGATATGTCTCATTTGAATCTGAAATCAAGTCAAGCCGACAAAAAATCGTCAATATCTTCAGACATTCGCAATGTGAAAGACACTTCTGTGAACTCAGAGGAACCTTCGAAATGTTTCCTTGCTGCCTTGGAACTATCATGTGACAGTTTTATGGATGGGACCACTATTATTAGCTCACCTATGAAGAGGACAAGGAGGAGCTCTGTCAAATCGCAGCATATTCATGCGTCAACTCCCATCCAATCAGCTCGACAGGTGGATTGGCTGGTGAACACGCCTTCTTCAAGGATGCTGATGTTGCATCCAAGCCATTCGAAAAGCCCTGCTCCAGGAACCTCCAAGGCACTAGATTTCAGTGCGAGTAACACCGTTTCGAACTCTTCCAAGTCCAATGACACAACTCACAACCTTCCTTATTGTGAAGTCTATCTCACTCCTCACATCAGTACCGACACATTGAACATATCTGTTGAGAATTTCGTTTCTCCGCTCACACAGGGTGCTCTCGGACTCAATCTGAAAAATGCTTCAAGATTGTCATCCAGTCAAACAAGAAAATCGGTAACCAAACCAGTAAGTGATTCGCTTGAGGTTTTTAATTCTACATCGAATAGTACAAGACAATCTCTGAATAGATCACAAACACGATCTGCTGCAAAGGCATCATATCCAACCAAAAGCCCTAAAAACAATCTGCAAGATGTTAGTGGAGTAAAACAAATTTTTACCCGAAAAAGTCCAGGGAATGACTTGAGAAAAAACTTGAGTGGCGTAAAAAGATTACTTTCTTCTGAACAGAATAGTCCGAAGAATGACCTACGAGATGTCAGAGGCGTAAAGAAATTGCTATCAAcaccaaaaatacaaaaaagtcCCAATAATGATCTGCGAGATGTCAGGGGAGTGAAGAAACTGTTATCACCCCCGAAAGCACAAAAAAGTCCTAAGAATGATCTCCGAGATGTTAGGGGAGTAAAGAAAATGTTATCATCTCCAAAAGCACAAAAAAGTCCCAAGAATGATCTCCGAGATGTCAGGGGAGTGAAGAAATTGTTATCTCCAAAAGTACAAAAAAGTCCCAAGAATGATCTCCGAGATGTCAGGGGGGTAAAGAAATTGTTATCATCTCCAAAAGCACAAAAAAGTCCCAAGAATGATCTCCGAGATGTCAGGGGAGTAAAGAAAATGTTATCATCTCCAAAAGCACAAAAAAGTCCCAAGAATGATCTCCGAGATGTCAGGGGAGTAAAGAAATTGTTATCTCCAAAAGCACAAAAAAGTCCCAAGAATGATCTACGAGATGTGAGAGGGGTGAAGAAATTGCTCTCATCTCCAAAATCACAGAAAAGTCCCACGAATGATCTCCGAGATGTCATGGGTGTGAAAAGATTACTTTTGACTCAGAAAGATCCTAAGAACGATTTAAGGAATGTGAGTGGCCTAAATCTATTGATGGCTACACCATCCAAATGTAGCcctaaaattgagaaaataactCGAGATCAAAAACCTACGTTAGCCAACCGAGGTGAAGTAAAAGTAGATGTAGAATCTcctaaaaataatcaaatcaagACCGAATGCGATGTTCAGCCGACAAAACGGAAGGCTGAAGTGACAAAAGAGGTTCCTGCAAAGAGAAAAGTGAAGCAAGAAATGAGTTCACCAACTATTAAACCTCAAGATAAACAGGTCGTGCAACGAAGAACAAGAAGGAATGTTAACGAATTGAAGAACGAGGAATCCGAATCGTCAGACTTACAAGTGGAAAGTAAATCAAGTTCAAGAAAAAAGAGTACAGCAAGAAAAACCAGTAGCAAATCGCAAGTAAATGCTGATGCTGCTGTGACAGCAAAACCTAGAGCATCCAAGAGGACGACGAAGAATGTCGCCAAGGAAACTAGATCAGCAGTAACACAGTCTGGGAAGAAATCTGCAGAGGCCAGAAGGAGTTCTGGAAGCTCAAAACTCCGATCAAATATGAGAAAACGAAAGTCCAGTGGCGTTCTCGTTGTTTCAGCCAAGAAAGTTCAATTCAACCC TGAAGTGAAATCCTCAGGCGGAAAGAGAAAGACCAAAAAGACAGAAAATAGTGAAGGAGAAAGCCTGTCAGAGAAAGAAACACCTTCGAGAAGTAGACGCTCTACTAAGACAACCACGAAGAG CACTGAAGTGAAACCCACCAGAGGAACGAGAGGTGCTGTTGCTGAGACTAGCAGTGAAGGAACAAGTGGAGCCGCCAAGCCATTGAAAGCGAAACGCGCAACCAGAACAACTAAGGACAATGCAGCAACGTGA
- the LOC111059488 gene encoding cell wall protein DAN4 isoform X1: protein MQTVTFVSKIPSSFKFSSKTLPPTKVSPKKEVNKPSSSSSSSKKSVDPQVKASIKKPNFSKSFSSSRKESMTTKTSPKNTSLNRISETKQLALRKAFSNIKMNLSSAKTPAKNINFSIKKNKPVRMSINNKKISKNMSMEVKSSSSKKTPLALNKSMPAKISSSLTKTKPAQAKATNQCESNARSADKSTVKTPASKGNMKVDQTSFIKTSNGKVITQEKSGTQKREMRLEVTKMSYSSAVKRKPVNKQLLPKTSKADDLKPVTIPRNIMIQVNKKPAFSNRHINSPDPIIISKQSLKSLGNRSVKKDLRKPMKSNTPKQTFKPSARPNLVPSSVRTPRASASKILPQKISNKVNDAVKTPMILKSNASTSKLETSRSKRNLNANKSSIADDSSTPSVVGIKYISMKNESLLKSSMKQERGLISCKKVNFDMSHLNLKSSQADKKSSISSDIRNVKDTSVNSEEPSKCFLAALELSCDSFMDGTTIISSPMKRTRRSSVKSQHIHASTPIQSARQVDWLVNTPSSRMLMLHPSHSKSPAPGTSKALDFSASNTVSNSSKSNDTTHNLPYCEVYLTPHISTDTLNISVENFVSPLTQGALGLNLKNASRLSSSQTRKSVTKPVSDSLEVFNSTSNSTRQSLNRSQTRSAAKASYPTKSPKNNLQDVSGVKQIFTRKSPGNDLRKNLSGVKRLLSSEQNSPKNDLRDVRGVKKLLSTPKIQKSPNNDLRDVRGVKKLLSPPKAQKSPKNDLRDVRGVKKMLSSPKAQKSPKNDLRDVRGVKKLLSPKVQKSPKNDLRDVRGVKKLLSSPKAQKSPKNDLRDVRGVKKMLSSPKAQKSPKNDLRDVRGVKKLLSPKAQKSPKNDLRDVRGVKKLLSSPKSQKSPTNDLRDVMGVKRLLLTQKDPKNDLRNVSGLNLLMATPSKCSPKIEKITRDQKPTLANRGEVKVDVESPKNNQIKTECDVQPTKRKAEVTKEVPAKRKVKQEMSSPTIKPQDKQVVQRRTRRNVNELKNEESESSDLQVESKSSSRKKSTARKTSSKSQVNADAAVTAKPRASKRTTKNVAKETRSAVTQSGKKSAEARRSSGSSKLRSNMRKRKSSGVLVVSAKKVQFNPLIRVHAISFNEDYNSPECEVKSSGGKRKTKKTENSEGESLSEKETPSRSRRSTKTTTKSTEVKPTRGTRGAVAETSSEGTSGAAKPLKAKRATRTTKDNAAT, encoded by the exons ATGCAAACTGTTACGTTTGTTTCGAAAATACCATCTTCTTTCAAATTTTCTTCCAAAACACTGCCTCCAACTAAAGTATCTCCTAAAAAGGAGGTTAACaagccatcatcatcatcatcatcatctaagAAAAGTGTCGATCCTCAAGTAAAAGCTTCAATAAAGAAACCTAATTTCAGCAAAAGCTTTTCATCCTCCAGAAAGGAAAGTATGACAACCAAAACTTCTCCCAAAAATACTTCTCTCAATCGTATTTCTGAGACCAAACAATTGGCTCTTAGAAAGGCTTTTAGTAATATAAAGATGAACCTTTCATCTGCTAAAACTCCcgctaaaaatataaatttttctattaagAAGAATAAGCCTGTGAGAAtgtcaataaacaataaaaagaTTTCCAAAAACATGAGCATGGAGGTAAAATCGTCATCGTCCAAAAAAACTCCACTTGCTCTCAATAAAAGTATGCCAGCAAAGATATCATCATCGTTGACTAAAACTAAACCTGCTCAAGCGAAAGCTACAAACCAATGTGAATCCAATGCCAGATCTGCTGACAAATCTACTGTGAAAACTCCAGCATCCAAAG GTAACATGAAGGTTGATCAAACATCTTTCATAAAAACGTCTAATGGCAAAGTGATTACTCAAGAGAAAAGTGGAACTCAAAAGAGAGAAATGAGATTAGAAGTAACGAAAATGTCCTACTCTTCTGCGGTGAAACGTAAACCTGTAAACAAACAGCTTTTACCTAAAACTTCCAAGGCAGATGATCTAAAACCTGTGACCATACCAAGAAACATCATGATACAG GTGAATAAAAAGCCAGCTTTCAGTAACAGACATATAAACTCTCCTGATcccataattatttcaaaacaatCTCTGAAATCTCTTGGAAATAGATCAGTTAAAAAAGACCTTAGAAAGCCTATGAAATCAAATACTCCGAAACAGACTTTTAAGCCTTCTGCAAGACCCAACCTTGTTCCATCCTCAGTGAGAACGCCAAGAGCATCGGCTAGTAAAATCCTTCCCCAAAAAATCTCGAACAAAGTCAATGATGCGGTAAAAACTCCGATGATATTGAAATCGAATGCTTCAACATCAAAACTTGAAACTTCCAGAAGTAAGAGGAACTTAAATGCTAATAAAAGCAGTATAGCAGATGATTCAAGTACTCCATCTGTGGtaggaataaaatatatttcgaTGAAAAATGAATCTCTACTAAAATCTTCCATGAAACAAGAACGTGGTCTGATATCTTGCAAGAAAGTGAACTTTGATATGTCTCATTTGAATCTGAAATCAAGTCAAGCCGACAAAAAATCGTCAATATCTTCAGACATTCGCAATGTGAAAGACACTTCTGTGAACTCAGAGGAACCTTCGAAATGTTTCCTTGCTGCCTTGGAACTATCATGTGACAGTTTTATGGATGGGACCACTATTATTAGCTCACCTATGAAGAGGACAAGGAGGAGCTCTGTCAAATCGCAGCATATTCATGCGTCAACTCCCATCCAATCAGCTCGACAGGTGGATTGGCTGGTGAACACGCCTTCTTCAAGGATGCTGATGTTGCATCCAAGCCATTCGAAAAGCCCTGCTCCAGGAACCTCCAAGGCACTAGATTTCAGTGCGAGTAACACCGTTTCGAACTCTTCCAAGTCCAATGACACAACTCACAACCTTCCTTATTGTGAAGTCTATCTCACTCCTCACATCAGTACCGACACATTGAACATATCTGTTGAGAATTTCGTTTCTCCGCTCACACAGGGTGCTCTCGGACTCAATCTGAAAAATGCTTCAAGATTGTCATCCAGTCAAACAAGAAAATCGGTAACCAAACCAGTAAGTGATTCGCTTGAGGTTTTTAATTCTACATCGAATAGTACAAGACAATCTCTGAATAGATCACAAACACGATCTGCTGCAAAGGCATCATATCCAACCAAAAGCCCTAAAAACAATCTGCAAGATGTTAGTGGAGTAAAACAAATTTTTACCCGAAAAAGTCCAGGGAATGACTTGAGAAAAAACTTGAGTGGCGTAAAAAGATTACTTTCTTCTGAACAGAATAGTCCGAAGAATGACCTACGAGATGTCAGAGGCGTAAAGAAATTGCTATCAAcaccaaaaatacaaaaaagtcCCAATAATGATCTGCGAGATGTCAGGGGAGTGAAGAAACTGTTATCACCCCCGAAAGCACAAAAAAGTCCTAAGAATGATCTCCGAGATGTTAGGGGAGTAAAGAAAATGTTATCATCTCCAAAAGCACAAAAAAGTCCCAAGAATGATCTCCGAGATGTCAGGGGAGTGAAGAAATTGTTATCTCCAAAAGTACAAAAAAGTCCCAAGAATGATCTCCGAGATGTCAGGGGGGTAAAGAAATTGTTATCATCTCCAAAAGCACAAAAAAGTCCCAAGAATGATCTCCGAGATGTCAGGGGAGTAAAGAAAATGTTATCATCTCCAAAAGCACAAAAAAGTCCCAAGAATGATCTCCGAGATGTCAGGGGAGTAAAGAAATTGTTATCTCCAAAAGCACAAAAAAGTCCCAAGAATGATCTACGAGATGTGAGAGGGGTGAAGAAATTGCTCTCATCTCCAAAATCACAGAAAAGTCCCACGAATGATCTCCGAGATGTCATGGGTGTGAAAAGATTACTTTTGACTCAGAAAGATCCTAAGAACGATTTAAGGAATGTGAGTGGCCTAAATCTATTGATGGCTACACCATCCAAATGTAGCcctaaaattgagaaaataactCGAGATCAAAAACCTACGTTAGCCAACCGAGGTGAAGTAAAAGTAGATGTAGAATCTcctaaaaataatcaaatcaagACCGAATGCGATGTTCAGCCGACAAAACGGAAGGCTGAAGTGACAAAAGAGGTTCCTGCAAAGAGAAAAGTGAAGCAAGAAATGAGTTCACCAACTATTAAACCTCAAGATAAACAGGTCGTGCAACGAAGAACAAGAAGGAATGTTAACGAATTGAAGAACGAGGAATCCGAATCGTCAGACTTACAAGTGGAAAGTAAATCAAGTTCAAGAAAAAAGAGTACAGCAAGAAAAACCAGTAGCAAATCGCAAGTAAATGCTGATGCTGCTGTGACAGCAAAACCTAGAGCATCCAAGAGGACGACGAAGAATGTCGCCAAGGAAACTAGATCAGCAGTAACACAGTCTGGGAAGAAATCTGCAGAGGCCAGAAGGAGTTCTGGAAGCTCAAAACTCCGATCAAATATGAGAAAACGAAAGTCCAGTGGCGTTCTCGTTGTTTCAGCCAAGAAAGTTCAATTCAACCC ACTTATACGAGTTCATGCAATATCATTCAATGAGGATTATAATTCGCCAGAATG TGAAGTGAAATCCTCAGGCGGAAAGAGAAAGACCAAAAAGACAGAAAATAGTGAAGGAGAAAGCCTGTCAGAGAAAGAAACACCTTCGAGAAGTAGACGCTCTACTAAGACAACCACGAAGAG CACTGAAGTGAAACCCACCAGAGGAACGAGAGGTGCTGTTGCTGAGACTAGCAGTGAAGGAACAAGTGGAGCCGCCAAGCCATTGAAAGCGAAACGCGCAACCAGAACAACTAAGGACAATGCAGCAACGTGA